From Pseudovibrio sp. Tun.PSC04-5.I4, a single genomic window includes:
- a CDS encoding phosphoglycerate kinase: MPFKTLDDADLSGKRVLVRVDLNVPMADGKITDSTRIERVLPTIREISEAGGKVILLAHFGRPKGKVVADMSLAPVAGPVADLLGKPVAFASDCTGDIAKVAIDSMANGDVLLLENTRFYAGEEKNDPEFAKTLAANGDLFVNDAFSAAHRAHGSTEGITKLLPSYAGRTMQVELEALSAALTTPERPVLAVVGGAKVSSKIDLLENLVSKVDILVIGGGMANTFLAAQGVNVGKSLCEHDLADTANRIMVAAEKANCEIVLPTDAVVAWEFAANTKNETVALDAIPADAMMLDVGAATIEVVKQKIEAAKTLVWNGPLGAFEIAPFDTATVAAAQHAAARTKSGDLKTVAGGGDTVAALNHAGAADDFSYVSTAGGAFLEWLEGKELPGVVALKA, translated from the coding sequence ATGCCTTTTAAAACCCTCGACGACGCCGACCTTTCCGGCAAACGTGTTCTGGTCCGCGTAGACCTCAACGTACCCATGGCAGACGGTAAAATCACCGATAGCACTCGCATCGAGCGTGTCCTGCCAACCATCCGCGAAATCTCCGAGGCTGGCGGCAAAGTCATCCTTCTCGCTCACTTTGGCCGTCCAAAAGGCAAAGTTGTTGCAGACATGAGCCTGGCACCCGTTGCTGGCCCGGTTGCAGACCTGCTCGGCAAACCAGTAGCGTTCGCATCTGACTGCACCGGCGACATCGCTAAGGTCGCTATCGATTCAATGGCAAACGGCGATGTTCTTCTGCTGGAAAACACCCGCTTTTACGCTGGCGAAGAAAAGAACGATCCTGAATTCGCAAAAACGCTCGCTGCAAACGGTGATCTGTTCGTAAACGATGCGTTCTCCGCAGCGCACCGCGCACACGGGTCCACCGAAGGCATCACCAAGCTACTTCCATCCTACGCTGGCCGCACGATGCAGGTTGAACTGGAAGCACTCAGCGCAGCTCTGACTACGCCAGAACGTCCGGTTCTGGCCGTTGTTGGTGGCGCAAAGGTTTCCTCCAAGATCGACCTGCTCGAAAACCTCGTGTCCAAAGTGGACATTCTGGTCATCGGCGGCGGCATGGCAAACACCTTCCTTGCTGCGCAAGGCGTCAATGTTGGCAAATCCCTGTGCGAACATGACCTCGCTGACACAGCAAACCGCATCATGGTTGCTGCAGAAAAAGCAAACTGTGAAATCGTTCTGCCAACAGATGCTGTTGTTGCATGGGAATTTGCAGCAAACACCAAGAATGAGACCGTTGCTCTCGATGCTATCCCAGCAGATGCAATGATGCTCGACGTTGGTGCAGCGACCATCGAAGTTGTAAAACAGAAGATCGAAGCCGCGAAAACGCTCGTATGGAACGGTCCTCTTGGCGCATTTGAAATTGCACCATTCGACACGGCAACAGTTGCAGCAGCTCAGCATGCAGCAGCACGCACTAAATCCGGCGATCTGAAGACAGTTGCAGGCGGTGGTGACACCGTAGCAGCCCTCAACCACGCTGGCGCAGCCGATGACTTCTCCTACGTTTCCACCGCTGGCGGTGCATTCTTGGAGTGGCTCGAAGGCAAAGAACTTCCAGGTGTTGTTGCACTCAAAGCTTAA
- a CDS encoding thiamine phosphate synthase, which yields MHPRLYLVTPPAFDLDQFEEQLKQALEGGDVASLLITMPDANEVELQAAAKRLVPVAQAHDVAVMVENNTQIVGRSGADGLHVTGSDTDLENITESFQDDKIVGHAGIKTRHEAMTVATMGVDYMFFGFLALEQEEEPHRKSLDFGIWWSEVFETPCVVLAGTALSSVDTAAKTGAEFVAVREAVWNHPEGPKAAVEQANAILSTHTLSESEG from the coding sequence GTGCATCCGCGTCTGTACCTCGTTACCCCACCAGCCTTTGACCTCGACCAGTTCGAAGAGCAACTCAAGCAAGCATTGGAAGGCGGCGACGTCGCAAGCTTGCTTATTACCATGCCCGATGCAAATGAGGTGGAACTTCAGGCCGCTGCAAAGCGTCTCGTCCCCGTCGCACAGGCACACGATGTTGCTGTCATGGTGGAAAACAATACGCAGATTGTTGGCCGCTCCGGCGCTGATGGCCTCCACGTCACTGGCTCAGATACTGATCTGGAAAACATCACGGAAAGCTTTCAGGACGACAAGATCGTCGGTCATGCAGGCATAAAAACCCGCCATGAAGCCATGACAGTCGCAACCATGGGCGTGGACTACATGTTCTTTGGTTTCCTTGCGCTGGAACAGGAAGAAGAGCCACACCGCAAATCACTGGATTTCGGTATCTGGTGGTCAGAAGTGTTCGAAACTCCATGCGTTGTCTTAGCCGGGACCGCTCTTTCCTCAGTTGACACAGCCGCAAAAACCGGTGCTGAGTTTGTTGCAGTTCGGGAAGCTGTCTGGAACCATCCAGAAGGCCCGAAAGCTGCAGTTGAACAGGCAAATGCGATCCTTTCAACACACACACTGTCAGAATCAGAGGGTTAA
- a CDS encoding DUF4164 domain-containing protein — translation MASGQDLDKALDRITASITKLEGALHRGMSRDRSINALENDLQRIGEDRTQLASKLDQAEARGSRLEDVNKDVSRRLVAAMESIRTVLDGQGS, via the coding sequence ATGGCTAGTGGGCAAGATCTAGATAAGGCGCTGGATCGTATTACTGCCTCCATCACGAAGCTTGAGGGAGCGCTTCACCGTGGAATGTCCCGTGACCGGTCTATTAATGCGTTGGAGAACGATCTTCAAAGAATTGGAGAGGATCGGACGCAACTTGCTTCAAAGCTGGATCAAGCTGAAGCACGAGGCTCGCGCCTTGAAGATGTTAACAAAGATGTTTCCCGCCGCCTTGTTGCTGCCATGGAATCTATTCGTACTGTTCTCGACGGACAGGGGAGCTAA
- the gap gene encoding type I glyceraldehyde-3-phosphate dehydrogenase, translating into MAVKVAINGFGRIGRNVLRAIIESGRTDIEVVAINDLGPVETNAHLLRFDSVHGRFPATVTVDGDTIDVGRGPIKVTAIRDPKDLPWGELGIDIAMECTGIFATKEKAALHLEAGAKRVLVSAPAAGADKTIVFGVNHESLTAEDLVVSNASCTTNCLAPVVSILDKTVGIEKGFMTTVHSYTGDQPTLDTMHKDMYRGRAAALSMIPTSTGAAKAVGLVLPELAGKLDGVAIRVPTPNVSVVDLTFIAKKATTVEEINAAIKAAADGNLKGVLGYTEVPNVSSDFNHDPHSSIFHMDQTKVMEGTMVRILTWYDNEWGFSNRMADTAVAMAELI; encoded by the coding sequence ATGGCAGTCAAGGTAGCCATCAACGGCTTTGGCCGTATTGGTCGTAATGTTCTTCGTGCAATCATCGAATCTGGTCGCACCGACATCGAAGTTGTAGCCATCAACGATCTCGGCCCGGTAGAAACAAACGCACACCTGTTGCGTTTTGACTCAGTGCACGGTCGTTTCCCTGCAACAGTAACTGTTGACGGTGACACAATCGACGTTGGTCGTGGTCCAATCAAGGTTACTGCGATCCGCGATCCTAAGGATCTTCCTTGGGGCGAGCTCGGCATCGACATTGCAATGGAATGCACCGGCATTTTCGCAACAAAAGAAAAAGCTGCTCTGCACCTGGAAGCTGGCGCGAAACGCGTTCTCGTATCTGCTCCTGCAGCTGGCGCTGACAAGACAATCGTATTCGGTGTAAACCACGAGTCACTGACTGCTGAAGATCTTGTTGTTTCCAACGCATCTTGCACCACCAACTGTCTTGCTCCGGTTGTTTCAATCCTGGACAAAACTGTTGGCATCGAAAAAGGCTTCATGACCACCGTGCATTCTTACACTGGTGATCAGCCTACTCTCGATACAATGCACAAAGACATGTACCGCGGTCGCGCTGCTGCTCTGTCCATGATCCCAACCTCCACTGGTGCTGCTAAGGCTGTTGGCCTGGTACTGCCTGAGCTGGCTGGCAAACTGGACGGCGTCGCAATCCGCGTTCCTACTCCAAACGTGTCTGTTGTCGATCTTACCTTCATTGCGAAGAAAGCAACTACAGTTGAAGAAATCAACGCAGCAATCAAAGCAGCGGCTGATGGCAACCTGAAGGGCGTTCTGGGCTACACCGAAGTGCCTAACGTTTCTTCAGACTTCAACCACGACCCACACTCTTCTATCTTCCACATGGACCAGACTAAGGTCATGGAAGGCACAATGGTTCGTATCCTTACTTGGTACGACAACGAATGGGGCTTCTCCAACCGCATGGCAGATACCGCTGTCGCGATGGCAGAGCTCATCTAA
- a CDS encoding tetratricopeptide repeat protein, whose protein sequence is MKLLRSIKLTAFVSSIVLLGFQGAVVAQTNAIDRTDTSRRASPLDPYNPSGTPLLPSPLTQAPVITPNGPTPQTIVGDPAYGAFQRGWYLTALALATRQAEAGITSSKTLLGVLYETGKGVPQDLALATSWYELAAKDGDLQAALRLGLLYLAGNGSDAEKQKAADQLERAATANIPEALYNLALLHQEGKVRPNDPKIIKSLLERAAETDDADAMLELGIYLKEGPEEVRDILRAAFWMGRSARRGVVPAQIYYATLLFKGEGVVPNEREAADWFERAAAKGNPIAMNRLARIYANGRGRPINLIEASAWQFHASRMGILDSELDGLSKSLSLEHQEMASKRAAEIGSKIGAVPVLRAQE, encoded by the coding sequence TTGAAATTGTTGCGTTCTATCAAGCTAACAGCTTTTGTCTCCAGCATCGTTCTCCTTGGATTCCAAGGCGCTGTTGTTGCGCAAACGAATGCGATTGATAGAACCGACACATCTCGTAGAGCAAGCCCGCTGGACCCCTACAATCCAAGCGGCACCCCTCTCCTGCCCTCTCCTCTGACACAAGCTCCGGTGATTACGCCCAACGGCCCCACACCGCAGACCATTGTTGGAGATCCGGCATACGGCGCCTTTCAGCGGGGTTGGTACTTAACCGCCCTCGCTCTGGCAACACGGCAGGCAGAGGCAGGCATCACCAGTTCCAAAACCCTGCTTGGTGTCCTGTATGAAACCGGAAAGGGCGTCCCGCAGGATCTGGCACTGGCCACAAGCTGGTACGAACTCGCCGCAAAAGATGGTGACCTGCAAGCCGCTCTTCGCCTCGGTCTTCTCTATCTGGCAGGCAATGGGTCCGATGCTGAAAAGCAGAAAGCTGCCGACCAGCTGGAACGCGCTGCAACCGCTAACATCCCAGAAGCGCTCTATAACCTCGCTCTCCTGCATCAGGAAGGCAAGGTCCGTCCCAATGACCCAAAGATCATCAAGTCATTGTTGGAACGCGCTGCTGAAACGGACGATGCCGACGCGATGCTTGAGCTTGGTATCTACCTGAAGGAAGGCCCGGAAGAAGTCCGCGATATTCTCCGCGCAGCCTTCTGGATGGGTCGCTCCGCCCGCCGCGGCGTCGTGCCAGCTCAAATCTACTACGCAACCTTGCTCTTTAAGGGCGAAGGTGTCGTACCAAACGAGCGAGAAGCCGCCGACTGGTTTGAGCGTGCCGCAGCCAAAGGCAACCCAATCGCCATGAACCGCCTCGCGCGCATCTATGCCAATGGCAGAGGTCGCCCAATCAATCTGATCGAAGCCTCAGCATGGCAGTTCCACGCAAGTCGTATGGGCATTCTGGACAGTGAGCTTGATGGCCTCTCCAAGTCACTTTCGCTAGAACACCAGGAGATGGCCAGCAAACGCGCTGCGGAAATCGGATCAAAAATTGGAGCTGTGCCAGTTCTGAGGGCGCAAGAATAA
- the tkt gene encoding transketolase codes for MTDLEKHTRMANAIRFLSMDAVEKANSGHPGLPMGAADIATVLFSKFLKFDPKSPKWADRDRFVLSAGHGSMLLYSTLYLLGYEDFTNEQLQKFRQLGSRTCGHPEFGHGAGIETTTGPLGQGLGNAVGMAIAERLQEERFGKDLVNHYTYVLAGDGCLMEGISQESLSLAGHLKLKKLILIWDDNGITIDGSVSLSDSTNQVARFEASGWNTIQIDGHDAEAIEAALTEARKSDRPTMIAAKTTIGFGSPNKAGTNKVHGAPLGAEEIAATREQLNWPNEPFEVPSDVLDAWRIAGLRSANARKEWEQRFNNADAETRGEFERRNRGDLPAGFDAAIDTYKKELADTQPTTATRKASQAVLKVINGAVPETIAGSADLTGSNNTNTEHTASITPEDFSGRFIHWGIREHGMASAMNGMALHGGVIPYSGGFLIFSDYCRPALRLAALMKQRVIHVMTHDSIGLGEDGPTHQPVEHYAALRCIPDLLFFRPADITETLECWQLAMKASDNPSVLALTRQNLRSLRPHYESENLCARGAYIIADCEEEAAVTLFASGSEVEIAVDAKKELDGKGIATRVVSVPSFELFEQQSDAYKNAIIGGSAVKIAVEAGVRMGWDRFVGSDGGFVGMTGFGASAPYKELYEHFGITATAVVQEAEKRLGDKA; via the coding sequence ATGACCGATCTCGAAAAGCACACTCGCATGGCAAATGCGATACGCTTTCTTTCAATGGATGCCGTTGAAAAAGCAAACTCTGGACACCCTGGACTTCCGATGGGTGCCGCCGACATCGCAACTGTCCTGTTTTCCAAGTTTTTGAAGTTCGACCCGAAATCGCCGAAATGGGCTGATCGAGATCGCTTCGTGCTTTCAGCAGGGCATGGTTCCATGCTGCTGTACTCCACGCTCTATTTGCTTGGCTACGAAGATTTCACGAACGAGCAACTTCAGAAGTTCCGTCAGCTTGGCTCACGTACCTGTGGTCACCCTGAATTTGGTCATGGTGCTGGTATTGAAACCACAACCGGACCTCTTGGTCAGGGCCTCGGCAACGCTGTAGGCATGGCAATCGCAGAGCGCCTTCAAGAAGAGCGCTTCGGCAAAGACTTGGTAAACCACTACACCTACGTTCTTGCTGGCGACGGCTGTCTGATGGAAGGCATCTCCCAGGAATCACTTTCCCTGGCAGGCCACCTGAAGCTCAAAAAACTCATTCTGATCTGGGACGACAACGGCATCACCATTGATGGGTCCGTTAGCCTTTCTGATTCCACAAACCAGGTCGCTCGCTTTGAAGCATCTGGCTGGAACACCATCCAGATCGATGGTCATGATGCTGAGGCGATTGAAGCTGCGCTGACCGAAGCGCGCAAGAGCGATCGCCCAACCATGATCGCAGCAAAAACCACAATCGGTTTTGGCTCACCAAACAAAGCTGGCACCAACAAAGTACATGGTGCACCGCTCGGCGCTGAAGAAATTGCAGCAACGCGCGAACAGCTGAACTGGCCAAACGAGCCGTTCGAAGTTCCTAGCGACGTTCTTGATGCATGGCGCATTGCTGGCCTTCGCTCCGCAAACGCTCGTAAAGAGTGGGAGCAACGCTTCAACAATGCAGATGCAGAAACACGCGGCGAATTCGAACGCAGAAACCGTGGCGACCTCCCAGCCGGTTTTGATGCTGCAATCGACACCTACAAAAAAGAACTTGCTGACACTCAGCCAACCACGGCGACCCGTAAGGCGTCCCAGGCTGTTCTGAAAGTCATCAACGGTGCAGTACCAGAAACCATCGCAGGTTCTGCTGATCTGACCGGTTCAAACAACACCAACACCGAACATACAGCGTCCATCACGCCGGAAGATTTCTCCGGTCGCTTCATTCACTGGGGCATCCGTGAACACGGAATGGCTTCTGCAATGAACGGCATGGCACTGCATGGTGGAGTTATCCCCTACTCAGGTGGCTTCCTGATCTTCTCCGATTACTGCCGTCCGGCTTTGCGTCTGGCAGCTCTGATGAAGCAACGCGTTATCCATGTGATGACCCATGACTCCATCGGTTTGGGCGAAGATGGTCCTACGCACCAGCCAGTTGAGCATTATGCCGCTCTACGTTGTATTCCAGATCTCCTATTCTTCCGCCCTGCGGACATTACAGAGACATTGGAATGCTGGCAGCTGGCGATGAAAGCCTCTGATAACCCAAGCGTTTTGGCTCTGACTCGTCAGAACCTGCGGTCCCTTCGTCCTCACTACGAAAGCGAAAACCTATGTGCACGCGGCGCATACATCATCGCGGACTGTGAAGAAGAAGCCGCCGTTACACTGTTTGCATCCGGCTCTGAAGTTGAGATCGCAGTGGACGCGAAAAAGGAACTCGACGGCAAAGGAATCGCCACTCGCGTGGTCTCAGTTCCTAGCTTTGAGCTCTTTGAGCAACAATCTGACGCATACAAGAATGCCATCATTGGTGGTAGTGCAGTCAAAATCGCGGTGGAAGCGGGCGTCCGCATGGGTTGGGACCGTTTTGTCGGTTCTGATGGTGGATTTGTAGGTATGACTGGTTTCGGGGCCTCCGCCCCTTACAAAGAGCTCTATGAGCATTTCGGGATTACTGCCACCGCAGTAGTCCAAGAGGCTGAAAAGCGCCTTGGTGATAAAGCCTAA